The following is a genomic window from Zalophus californianus isolate mZalCal1 chromosome 10, mZalCal1.pri.v2, whole genome shotgun sequence.
CCCATGGCCACATGTGGGATGCCCAGGCACAGTGTGAACACTGGGCAGGAGTCAGCCCTGCAACTGAACTACTAGAACCAGCTCCAGTTGGAGGCCCAGGAAGGCCTAAGCTGCCAGGGCCTAGGGACACCGACGTCAGCCATAGCCAGGCAGTTCTGGTCGAGGTTCCAGCTGTGACCAGCTCCTCTTTGTCCCAGAATGAATCTGATGTCTTCAGCTGGGTGATTCGTCGTGAGTTCCAGGAGCTGCACCACCTGGTGGATGAGGAGAAGGCCCGCTGCCTGGAGGGGTTGGAGGGTCATACCCGTGGCCTCGTGGCCTCCCTGGACATGCAGCTGGAGCAGGCCCAGGGCACTCAGGAGCGGCTGGTCCAGGCCGAGCGCGTGCTGGAGCAGTTCAGTAATGAGAGTCACCATGAGTTCATCCGGGTGAGTGGACGAGGGAGTGTCCCCCATGCCGAGGTCCCCAGGTCCCAAGAGCCTCCTTCATGCCTTAACCGTCCTGTCTTGTCTTCCAGAAGTATCACTCCATGGCCTCCAGGTAATAACCTTGGAGGGAGCTGTCAGCTTGGATCTGGTGGCTCCTCTCCACCACTTTCTGCCTTCAGCTGTACCAGTGTCTTGGCAGCAGctgcccacatctggctctgtacTGAGCCCAGGGAACACAGATGAAAGTCATGCCCCTGCCTTTAAGGGTCTCAAAGACTGGTGGGCGGCAGATGGTGAACTATGGTTATGTCACTGTGGGTACCTAAAACCATAGAAGTTCACTCGAGCTTCAGAAATAACAGAAGGTGACTGGGGTTGCAGGTGGGGGGAATGGGCGAAGATGATGCACAGGTGGACGAGCTTAGGGCAGAGGACAGGTGTTGACCAGGCAAGCAGAGTGGGGAATGGTCACGTGAAAAGGTGAAGTAGGGTGTAGGACTTGGGTATTTATTGTATGATGCAAGGCAGAATGGGCAATGAATGGGAGAGGTAAGAGCCAGAACGAGGGGCCATGAATCCTGAACCATAGCTTGTGGGAAGGGATTGAACCCATGTTCCAGTCCCAACAAATGAACAACCATGCAGTTCCTTGGCCTTCCTCAGACTCTGATTGTGAGAGTCTccttgttttttcaaattttctttagtCTTAAGGACAGTTGGGTTAGGAACATTGGTGTAAATGAATGGACAGTGAAGCTGATTGGGAACAGGCGTCCACTCCAGCTGTGGCTAGGGGCCAGGGTCGCCCAGTATAGGGCAGGGGTCCTCAAACATTGATGTGCATCAGCACCCTCTGGAGGGCTCATTACGTCAGATCACTGGGCTCTAGTAATCactttctgattcagcaggtctggggtgggacctgagaaatttgcatttctggcaagctcccaggtgatgctgctggtctcGGGCCTGCCCTGATGTAGAGTATTTCCCCTTCTAGGAAGGGGGCAGGCACTcagagtggggtggaggggaggaaatgACAGGCATCTTCAGTACACAGTCTTCTGAGCTGCGACTGGCTTGTTGGACTTGTGTCAGGGTGAAGGGGTGGGTTTGGTGTGCAGCTCTGCCATCATGGTGAACCGTCACCCTCAGAGCAGAGCTCCAGCAGGCCCGGCCTTTGGAAGGTACCTTCAGCCCCATCTCCTTCAAGCCAGGCCTCCACCAGGCTGACATCAAGCTGACCGTGTGGAAGAGGCTCTTCCGAAAAGTTCTGCCAGGTAAGGCTCCAACCTGTTCTCTTTCCTGAGGGCTGCCCTGCAGGGTGGGCACAGAAGACTGGAAGGGTGTTTGCATGGGTTAGTGGTGAGAGCGCGGCTTTGGGGTTCAACCAGACACTCCGGGCTCAAGCTCAGCTCCAACTCTTACTGGCCAAAGACAagttgtgtaatttttttttttttttttaaaagattttatttatttaaagagcgAGCGctcgagttgggggaggggtggagagagagtgagaatcccaagccgactccccagtaagcacggagcccaacccagggcttgatctcacaccctgagatcatgacctgagccgaaatcgagagtcggGCACttgatggactgagccactcaggtgccccgagtGCATGGCCTTTTCCTTAACCAGAATGCCTCCCTCATAGCTATCCATTTTTTCCCACACTTCAGGAATTGTTCATGCATTCAGCAAGCATCCTTAGGGTTGCCTCTTCTGGGCCTGGCCCCTTATTAGAAGGCCCCTCAGATACAGGGATGAGGCCATGGCAGTTCCTCAGGGGAGGAACTCAGGGCCTCCAATCAAACTCCTTTGTGGCAGGGTATGCTGCCTTCTGTGTAGCTTGAAACACTTCTTTGATCTTTCTTAGCCCCGGAGTCCCTCAAGCTAGACCCTgccactgcccaccccctcctGGAACTCTCCAAGGGCAACACGGTGGTGCAGTGCGGCCTTCTGGCCCAGCGGCGTGCCAGCCAACCTGAGCGCTTTGACTACAGTACTTGCGTCCTGGCCAGTCGGGGCTTCTCCTGGGGCCGTCACTactgggaggtggtggtgggcaACAAGAGCGACTGGCGCCTGGGGGTCATCAAGGGCACAGCCAGTCGCAAGGGCAAGCTGAGCAAGTCCCCAGAGAACGGCGTGTGGCTCATTGGCCTGAAGGAGGGCCGGGTGTATGAGGCCTTTGGCTGTCCTCGGGTGCCCCTGCCTGTGGCCGGCCACCCCCACCGCATCGGCGTCTACTTGCACTATGAGCACGGAGAGCTCACTTTCTTTGATGCTGACCGCCCCGATGACTTGCGGCTGCTCTACACATTCCAGGCTGACTTCCAGGGCAAGCTCTACCCCATCCTGGACACATGCTGGCACGAAAGGGGCAGCAATGCACTGCCTATGGTGTTGCCCCCGCCCAGTGGGCCTGCCCACCTCACCCCCCCACAGCCCACCAAGCTGTAGGGTTGCTGGTGGGTCTGCTGGGTTCAGCGAGCAGAGATGAGGTTCTTTACTGTTTGGGAAGGTCTTTGTGCCTGTGTGTTCCTGGAAACACCTAATGATAAGAGAAGGACTCTAATCCCTTCCCTGTCAGCCAGGGGCATATTTATTAACCTTTTTGCCAGGTTATTCACCTGCTTATTAACCAACAGAACCAGGCCTTGGTGTCCATGGGTTAAGATAGGCTTCACTTGATCCCTCCTAACCATGCTTTCTGTTTACTCTTTTAACAGAAGGTGGAAACATTCCCACACATAGTTTCTCTTTGTCATCGTGAACTTAAGGATAATAAATGTGAcattatctttaaattatttgcaaacGTTAACTGCTGTGCATACATACTGTTTTATGCTCAGGTCTTTAAAAGCAGCTCCAACCTCTGGTCAGCCAGAAGTCCCCTCTACTCTGGGCTCGCTGGTCTGTTGGTAGAGTCACATCAGTCATTCTGTTACTGCTGTCTTCAAAGACCATTCTCGATCTCCCTCTCCATTAGTTGATATGGAAATAACACTTCTTCAGAGCAGAAGCAAGTAGGGTCCAGATGGACGTGGCCTGTCCCTGAAAGCTGCTGGGCACGTGGGAGCAGGCCCAGAGCCTCCATCTGTTCATGGCAAGTCTGCCCCTGGCCACAGCTGATGGTGTCCATCCAGACCAAAGCTGGGACAGCTGAATTCTCTCCCAAGAGTTTGAAAGTTGGAAGAGAGAATGGTTGGGGCTGAGTCATCTGAGACCTAGTGCTTTAGAGAGAAGCTTCTCAGCCTTGTGCCACTGAGCTCTGTGGAGTTGCCTGAGCTACTTCCCTGGGGAACCACTCTGTCCTGGTGCCCTGGCGCTTACCCACATTGGCCACACAGGCAGAGGCTTGACCTGCAGCCTAAGTGATCCTCCAGGAACCCGAGAGGATGGGAGGTTTGTGAGGCATGGGAGGTTTGTGAGGCATTGGTCTTATCCCATGGGAGACTGTCAGGAGAGGTCGCCTCCCAGGATCTGGTAAGTGTGAAACTTCCTGCAccgcctcccgctgagcagagctGTAGACTGTAAAACAGCTTAACTGCATCTAGAACTGGCTTCTCAGCAATGGGAAATCCCCCAACCCTCGTTGTAGTCCTCCTCCTGTTGTGTGCAACAAGGACCATGTGGAGCTGGCACCTTCGGCTAATCTTCTGCCTGTGTAAGTAATAAGCTGTCTGAATCAAAAGGTGCTTGTTGTATCTTTCCCGGCTGAATCTGTTGGGCCTTGGTCTTGGTTGCTGTGTGTTTGACACCTTGCAGACCTGGTTTTTGGTTATGCAGCTCTTCAGTACCATGACTTGGCTGAAGATTGTGGCCCTCTGTAtccactctgcctctctcctcccttctccaccCTGTT
Proteins encoded in this region:
- the TRIM50 gene encoding E3 ubiquitin-protein ligase TRIM50, with product MAWQVSVPELEDRLQCPICLEVFKEPMMLQCGHSYCKGCLVSLSRHLDSELRCPVCRQEVDSSSSPPNVSLARVIEALQFPGGPEPKVCEHHRNPLSLFCERDQELICGLCGLLGSHQHHRVTPVSTVYSRMKEDLAAVISDLKQEQKKVDEHIAKLVNNRTRIVNESDVFSWVIRREFQELHHLVDEEKARCLEGLEGHTRGLVASLDMQLEQAQGTQERLVQAERVLEQFSNESHHEFIRKYHSMASRAELQQARPLEGTFSPISFKPGLHQADIKLTVWKRLFRKVLPAPESLKLDPATAHPLLELSKGNTVVQCGLLAQRRASQPERFDYSTCVLASRGFSWGRHYWEVVVGNKSDWRLGVIKGTASRKGKLSKSPENGVWLIGLKEGRVYEAFGCPRVPLPVAGHPHRIGVYLHYEHGELTFFDADRPDDLRLLYTFQADFQGKLYPILDTCWHERGSNALPMVLPPPSGPAHLTPPQPTKL